The following proteins come from a genomic window of Sander vitreus isolate 19-12246 chromosome 14, sanVit1, whole genome shotgun sequence:
- the rims3 gene encoding regulating synaptic membrane exocytosis protein 3 translates to MMLSSSVEVPSPGGLSSLSGLSAAARNVVRSSSISGAMYNLEKSPGSRGPDSTSLAGNKKRRSSLGAKMVAIVGLSQWSRSTQQLNQQDGGTKKLRSTIRRSTETGIAVDMRNRVTRQGSKDSTDGSTNSNSSDGTFVFPTTRLGPESQFSDFLDGLGPAQIVGRQTLATPPMGDVHVGMVDRGGQLEVEVNQARRLTPKPGSKNTPATYVKVYVLENGVCLAKKKTKVVKKNLDPTYQQALLFDESPQGKVLQVIVWGDYGRMDHKCFMGMAQILLEDLDLSATVSGWYKLFPTSSLADPSIGHLTRRLSQSSLESATSPSCT, encoded by the exons ATGATGCTTAGTAGCTCTGTGGAGGTGCCCAGCCCGGGCGGGCTGAGCAGCCTTAGCGGGCTGAGCGCAGCAGCTCGGAATGTGGTGCGCTCCTCCAGCATCTCCGGGGCCATGTACAACCTGGAGAAGAGTCCCGGCAGCAGGGGCCCGGACTCCACATCGTTGGCTGGCAACAAGAAGCGGCGCTCCAGTCTGGGCGCCAAGATGGTGGCCATTGTGGGCTTGTCCCAGTGGAGTAGGAGCACACAACAGCTCAACCAACAAG ACGGCGGGACGAAGAAGCTTCGCAGCACCATCCGACGGAGCACAGAGACCGGGATCGCCGTCGACATGAGGAACCGAGTGACACGGCAAGGCAGCAAGGACTCAACTGACGGCAGCACCAACTCAAACAGCTCTGATGGAAC CTTTGTCTTCCCTACCACACGCCTGGGGCCTGAGAGCCAGTTCAGTGACTTTCTGGATGGACTAGGCCCCGCTCAGATCGTAGGCCGGCAAACGCTAGCAACACCCCCCATGG GGGATGTCCATGTAGGCATGGTAGACAGAGGAGGGCAGCTAGAGGTGGAGGTCAACCAGGCCAGAAGGTTGACCCCCAAACCGGGCTCCAAGAACACACCAG CGACCTACGTGAAGGTGTATGTGCTGGAGAATGGCGTGTGCTTGGCCAAGAAGAAAACCAAAGTAGTAAAGAAGAATCTGGACCCCACCTACCAGCAGGCTCTGTTGTTTGATGAGAGTCCTCAAGGCAAAGTCCTACAG GTAATAGTGTGGGGGGATTACGGGCGTATGGACCACAAGTGCTTCATGGGAATGGCCCAGATCCTTCTCGAGGATTTGGACCTGTCTGCCACAGTCAGCGGCTGGTACAAGCTGTTTCCTACCTCCTCTCTGGCAGATCCCAGCATCGGACACCTCACCAGACGCCTCTCCCAGTCCTCCCTGGAGAGCGCCACCAGCCCCTCGTGCACCTAA